In the genome of Notamacropus eugenii isolate mMacEug1 chromosome 5, mMacEug1.pri_v2, whole genome shotgun sequence, one region contains:
- the LOC140506709 gene encoding putative protein ARB2BP, which yields MNWFLITRELSFQKFMKQSAYMEELKYDFNEKAELRHTETHEPFIFNYYKNTLERNSKRYQALGHLLECYIYELLEKVCKLHKVYIPIQAIMEPRSFFFMSENALTNPSLLLVLLQDHGVFRAGQWSQQTIVRHGLQHGSQIPCIQLALQLDYGIIVLNPNDNFMDLKLEKECHSPLEYTIESSSTEMFQPRNPFSLSRVAQCIPKRYSSTPEEHTAYIWNHFILKSAARNVAFIVHGYGGLVFIDLLVQKKWEVMNKVYAVALIDSTHHVEHQVGNDTQLLAWIKHHCREWITSHKPLDKPVATVLKMDCPKVSAGTENHSLAPSTSLQSIFRYLKNALKAKTTVHFSRMPIVTRSYTKRKQST from the exons ATGAAT tgGTTCCTGATAACACGGGAATTGAGCTTCCAAAAATTCATGAAGCAGTCAGCATATATGGAAGAACTTAAGTATGACTTCAATGAAAAAGCTGAACtgagacacacagaaacacatgAACCCTTCATCTTTAATTATTACAAAAATACCCTTGAGAGAAATAGCAAACGCTACCAGGCCCTTGGTCATTTGCTTGAATGTTATATTTATGAGCTCTTGGAGAAGGTATGCAAACTACACAAAGTGTATATTCCAATCCAAGCTATTATGGAACCAAGGAGCTTTTTTTTCATGAGTGAGAATGCATTAACtaatccttcccttcttcttgttctccttcAAGACCATGGAGTTTTTCGGGCTGGGCAGTGGAGTCAGCAGACCATAGTCCGTCATGGCCTCCAACATGGAAGTCAAATACCTTGTATTCAACTAGCACTGCAATTAGATTATGGTATCATTGTTTTGAATCCCAATGATAATTTcatggatttaaagctagaaaaagagtGTCACAGTCCTCTAGAATACACTATTGAGTCATCTTCCACAGAAATGTTTCAGCCTAGGAACCCATTTTCTTTATCTAGGGTTGCCCAATGCATTCCTAAAAGATATAGTAGCACACCTGAAGAACATACTGCCTACATCTGGaatcatttcattttgaaaagtGCAGCAAGGAATGTAGCTTTCATTGTTCATGGTTATGGAGGTTTGGTTTTCATAGACCTACTTGTTCAGAAAAAGTGGGAAGTAATGAACAAAGTATATGCTGTAGCCCTTATTGATTCTACACACCATGTAGAGCACCAGGTGGGAAATGATACACAGCTATTAGCATGGATAAAGCACCACTGTCGTGAATGGATAACAAGTCACAAGCCACTGGATAAACCTGTAGCCACTGTTTTGAAAATGGATTGTCCAAAAGTTTCTGCTGGTACGGAAAATCATAGCTTAGCACCTTCCACTAGCCTACAGTCAATTTTCAGATACCTCAAAAATGCCCTAAAAGCCAAAACAACTGTTCATTTTTCTCGAATGCCAATTGTAACTAGAAGCTACACAAAAAGAAAGCAGAGCACTTAG